One window of Neptuniibacter halophilus genomic DNA carries:
- the glyA gene encoding serine hydroxymethyltransferase has product MSHSDLYRNDAVCEAFFTQNLAERDAELIAAVNEEFDRQEQQIELIASENIVSKAVMQAQGTVLTNKYAEGYPGRRYYGGCEFVDKAEALAIERAKALFGCEYINVQPHSGAQANGAVMLALLQPGDTVLGMSLDAGGHLTHGARPALSGKWFNAVQYGVSEKDCRIDYDAVEQLAEECQPKLIIAGGSAIPREIDFARFRKIADKVGAYLMVDMAHIAGLVATGAHPSPLPHADVVTTTTHKTLRGPRGGMILSNDLELGKKINSAVFPGLQGGPLMHVIAAKAVAFGEALRPEFKTYIEQVVENAKVLAGVMVERGCDIVTGGTDTHLMLVDLRPKGLKGNIVEEALERAGITCNKNGIPFDPEKPMVTSGIRLGTPAGTSRGFGAEEFRQIGNLISDVLDGLAANPEDNSNVEAEVRAQVEALCQKFPLYR; this is encoded by the coding sequence ATGAGTCACAGTGATCTGTATCGCAACGACGCGGTTTGCGAAGCATTTTTTACCCAGAATCTGGCTGAGCGTGATGCTGAGCTGATCGCCGCAGTTAATGAAGAGTTTGATCGTCAGGAGCAGCAGATTGAGCTGATCGCTTCTGAAAATATTGTCTCTAAAGCGGTAATGCAGGCGCAGGGCACCGTACTGACCAACAAGTACGCGGAAGGTTATCCGGGGCGTCGTTATTACGGCGGTTGTGAATTTGTTGATAAGGCTGAGGCGCTGGCGATTGAGCGGGCTAAAGCGCTGTTTGGTTGTGAATACATTAATGTTCAGCCGCACTCCGGTGCGCAGGCTAACGGTGCGGTGATGCTGGCACTGTTGCAGCCGGGTGATACGGTGCTGGGGATGTCGCTGGATGCCGGTGGTCACCTGACTCACGGCGCACGTCCTGCGTTGTCCGGTAAGTGGTTTAATGCGGTGCAGTACGGTGTGTCCGAAAAAGACTGTCGGATCGATTACGATGCGGTGGAGCAACTGGCTGAAGAGTGCCAGCCAAAGCTGATCATCGCCGGCGGTTCTGCGATTCCACGTGAGATCGACTTTGCCCGTTTCCGCAAAATTGCTGACAAAGTGGGCGCTTACCTGATGGTGGATATGGCGCACATCGCCGGTCTGGTGGCGACAGGTGCACATCCTTCGCCGCTGCCGCATGCGGATGTGGTAACGACAACCACCCACAAAACCCTGCGCGGCCCTCGCGGTGGCATGATTCTGTCCAACGATCTGGAGCTGGGTAAAAAGATCAACTCTGCGGTATTCCCGGGTCTGCAGGGCGGCCCGCTGATGCACGTAATCGCGGCTAAAGCCGTGGCGTTCGGTGAAGCGCTGCGTCCTGAGTTTAAAACTTACATTGAACAGGTGGTTGAGAACGCCAAAGTGCTGGCAGGTGTCATGGTTGAGCGCGGTTGTGACATCGTAACCGGTGGCACCGACACTCACCTGATGCTGGTTGATCTGCGCCCTAAAGGGCTCAAAGGCAACATCGTTGAAGAAGCACTGGAGCGGGCCGGTATTACCTGTAACAAGAACGGTATTCCGTTTGATCCGGAAAAACCGATGGTCACCTCCGGTATTCGTCTGGGTACGCCGGCAGGCACCAGCCGTGGTTTTGGTGCTGAGGAGTTCCGTCAGATCGGTAATCTGATCAGTGATGTGCTGGATGGGCTGGCAGCCAATCCTGAAGATAATTCAAACGTTGAAGCGGAAGTGCGTGCGCAGGTTGAAGCGCTGTGCCAGAAATTCCCGCTGTATCGATAA
- the gcvH gene encoding glycine cleavage system protein GcvH: MSIPTNYLFAPSHEWVLDNGDGTVTLGISDHAQELLGDVVFVELPEVGREVNAGEEFSLVESVKAASDIYASVSGEVIEVNEALEDSPETVNDSPFGDGWIVKIKLADASELENLLNAEAYQATIAEEA, translated from the coding sequence ATGAGCATCCCTACTAACTATCTTTTTGCACCAAGCCATGAGTGGGTTCTGGATAACGGTGACGGCACTGTAACTCTGGGTATCTCCGATCACGCACAGGAACTGCTGGGTGATGTGGTTTTCGTTGAGCTGCCGGAAGTGGGCCGCGAAGTAAACGCGGGCGAAGAGTTCTCTCTGGTTGAGTCTGTTAAAGCGGCTTCCGACATCTATGCTTCAGTCTCCGGCGAAGTTATCGAAGTCAACGAAGCGCTGGAAGATTCTCCTGAAACCGTTAACGACTCACCGTTCGGTGATGGCTGGATCGTTAAGATTAAACTGGCCGATGCGTCTGAGCTGGAAAACCTGCTGAACGCAGAAGCTTACCAGGCAACGATTGCTGAAGAAGCCTGA
- the gcvP gene encoding aminomethyl-transferring glycine dehydrogenase translates to MAVETRTLSDLQQANEFTQRHIGPDSEQTQAMLSYLGLNSIEELMTQTVPDSIRLDDALDMADGVSEADALAYLKQLAAKNKVNKSYIGMGYNNTLVPNVILRNVMENPGWYTAYTPYQPEIAQGRLEALLNFQQMVMDLTGMDLANASLLDEATAAAEAMTLCKRSNRKKTNTYFVADDVHPQTIDVIRTRAEYFGYEVVVGNPLTDLEAADPFGVQLQYPGTYGDISDIKAVIDAAHGQKAMVSVAADILALVLLKSPGELGADIVLGSSQRFGVPMGFGGPHAAFFAASEKLKRSVPGRIIGVSIDANGNQALRMAMQTREQHIRREKATSNICTAQALLANMASFYVVYHGPEGLKRIAERVHRLTAILANGLKAKGVAVNDTYFDTLTLTLPETQAVIYQRALDAGCNLRQIGTDKLGITLDETSRPADVAELLDVILGADHGLSVAALDAEIVAGAATGIAAEMRREDAILTHPTFNSYHSETDMLRYMKKLENKDYSLVHGMIPLGSCTMKLNATAEMIPVTWPEIANMHPFAPADQVQGYHQMLKELEDQLVEITGYDKVSLQPNSGASGEYAGLLAIRKYHESIGEGHRNVCLIPSSAHGTNPASAAMMDMKIIVTKCDEKGNVDVADLRAQAELHKDDLSCLMITYPSTHGVYEEDIVEICEIIHKNGGQVYMDGANMNAQVGISKPGLIGSDVSHLNLHKTFAIPHGGGGPGMGPIGVKSHLAPFLASHKVSPVEGLNPENGAVAAAPYGSASILPITWMYNVMLGKSGLKASTQMAILNANYMTEKLAEHFPVLYRGRNNKVAHECIVDIRPLKEESGVTEEDIAKRLMDYGFHAPTMSFPVAGTLMIEPTESESKVEIDRFVDAMVQIRAEIRKVQSGEWPADNNPLCNAPHTQADVMSAVWERPYSREEAVFPNEATRQNKFWPMNNRIDNVYGDRNFICSCPGIETYQED, encoded by the coding sequence ATGGCAGTAGAAACTCGTACCTTGAGTGATCTTCAGCAGGCGAATGAATTTACTCAGCGTCATATTGGTCCTGATTCCGAACAGACACAGGCGATGTTGTCTTATCTGGGGCTGAACAGTATCGAAGAACTGATGACGCAGACCGTGCCTGACTCAATCCGTCTGGATGATGCACTGGATATGGCTGATGGTGTGTCCGAAGCCGATGCGCTGGCGTATCTGAAACAGCTCGCGGCCAAAAACAAAGTTAATAAATCCTATATCGGGATGGGCTATAACAATACCCTGGTGCCAAACGTTATCCTGCGTAACGTGATGGAAAATCCGGGCTGGTATACCGCATACACGCCTTATCAGCCAGAGATCGCTCAGGGGCGTCTGGAAGCGCTGCTGAATTTCCAGCAGATGGTAATGGACCTGACCGGTATGGATCTGGCCAACGCTTCCCTGCTGGATGAAGCCACTGCGGCTGCAGAGGCGATGACCCTTTGCAAGCGCTCCAACCGCAAAAAAACCAATACCTATTTTGTTGCCGACGATGTGCATCCACAGACCATCGACGTGATCAGAACCCGTGCCGAATACTTTGGTTACGAGGTTGTGGTGGGTAATCCGCTGACTGATCTGGAAGCGGCTGACCCGTTCGGTGTGCAGTTACAGTACCCGGGCACCTATGGTGATATCAGTGATATCAAAGCCGTGATCGATGCTGCGCATGGTCAGAAAGCGATGGTTTCAGTGGCAGCCGATATTCTGGCGCTGGTACTGCTGAAATCGCCGGGTGAACTGGGCGCGGATATTGTACTCGGTTCCTCTCAGCGTTTTGGTGTACCGATGGGCTTTGGTGGCCCGCACGCTGCATTCTTTGCCGCATCTGAAAAGCTGAAGCGTTCCGTCCCGGGTCGTATTATCGGTGTTTCCATTGATGCCAATGGTAATCAGGCACTGCGTATGGCAATGCAGACCCGTGAGCAGCATATTCGTCGTGAAAAGGCGACGTCCAATATCTGTACAGCTCAGGCGTTGCTGGCAAACATGGCTTCTTTCTATGTGGTGTACCACGGCCCTGAAGGTCTGAAGCGCATTGCTGAGCGTGTTCATCGTCTGACTGCGATTCTGGCGAACGGCCTGAAAGCGAAAGGCGTGGCAGTTAACGATACTTACTTTGATACCCTGACCCTGACGCTGCCGGAAACCCAGGCGGTGATCTATCAGCGTGCACTGGATGCGGGTTGTAACCTGCGTCAGATCGGCACGGATAAGCTGGGTATCACGCTGGATGAAACCTCGCGCCCGGCCGATGTGGCTGAACTGCTGGATGTGATTCTGGGGGCAGATCATGGCCTCAGCGTTGCTGCGCTGGATGCTGAGATCGTAGCGGGCGCTGCGACCGGTATTGCTGCTGAGATGCGCCGTGAAGACGCGATCCTGACGCATCCGACGTTCAACAGCTACCACAGCGAAACGGACATGCTGCGCTACATGAAGAAGCTGGAGAATAAAGACTACTCTCTGGTTCACGGCATGATCCCGCTCGGTTCCTGCACCATGAAGCTGAATGCGACTGCAGAGATGATTCCGGTGACCTGGCCTGAAATTGCCAACATGCACCCGTTTGCCCCGGCTGATCAGGTGCAGGGCTATCATCAGATGCTGAAAGAGCTGGAAGACCAGCTGGTTGAGATTACCGGTTACGATAAGGTTTCCCTGCAGCCAAACTCCGGTGCCTCCGGTGAATATGCCGGCTTGCTGGCGATCCGTAAGTATCACGAGTCGATTGGTGAAGGTCATCGTAATGTCTGTCTGATTCCATCTTCTGCCCACGGTACTAACCCGGCATCGGCAGCGATGATGGATATGAAGATCATCGTCACCAAGTGTGATGAGAAGGGTAACGTTGATGTGGCGGATCTGCGTGCGCAGGCTGAGCTGCACAAAGATGACCTGTCCTGTCTGATGATTACCTACCCGTCTACTCACGGTGTGTATGAGGAAGATATCGTAGAGATCTGCGAAATCATCCACAAAAACGGCGGTCAGGTGTATATGGATGGTGCCAACATGAACGCGCAGGTGGGGATCTCCAAGCCCGGTCTGATCGGTTCTGACGTATCGCACCTGAACCTGCATAAAACTTTCGCAATCCCTCACGGTGGCGGCGGCCCGGGTATGGGGCCTATCGGTGTTAAGAGTCATCTGGCTCCGTTCCTGGCGAGCCACAAGGTCAGCCCGGTTGAAGGCCTGAATCCTGAAAACGGAGCGGTGGCTGCAGCGCCTTACGGTTCTGCATCGATTCTGCCGATTACCTGGATGTACAACGTCATGCTGGGTAAATCCGGTCTTAAGGCTTCAACGCAGATGGCGATTCTGAACGCCAACTACATGACCGAGAAACTGGCTGAGCACTTCCCGGTACTCTACCGCGGCCGCAACAACAAAGTGGCCCATGAGTGCATCGTCGATATCCGTCCTCTGAAAGAGGAGAGTGGTGTTACTGAAGAAGATATTGCCAAGCGCCTGATGGATTACGGTTTCCACGCGCCGACCATGTCTTTCCCGGTAGCGGGCACGCTGATGATCGAGCCGACTGAATCTGAATCCAAGGTGGAGATTGATCGATTTGTCGATGCCATGGTGCAGATCCGCGCTGAGATCCGCAAAGTCCAGAGTGGTGAATGGCCTGCGGACAACAACCCGCTGTGCAATGCGCCACACACTCAGGCTGATGTCATGAGTGCGGTTTGGGAGCGTCCATACAGCCGTGAAGAGGCGGTGTTCCCGAATGAAGCGACCCGTCAGAACAAGTTCTGGCCGATGAACAACCGTATCGACAATGTTTACGGTGACCGTAACTTTATCTGCTCCTGTCCGGGTATTGAAACCTATCAGGAAGACTAA
- a CDS encoding LysR family transcriptional regulator, with protein MLPEFKIAQLRHFVWVAELKGFHAAAEKAHRTQPAISLSIRDLENKLGEALFEKRNAKTAKTELTPFGQHFLPKAKELIEHHDRLSEDMALLAEHKTGHLRLASVPSIASQVLPDLLQRFIAGSPELHISFFDDNSDAVLKMVENQQVDFGICHLFHEYEHTDKDFTQIWEDQIGVVCPQTHPLADKTELHWEALQAHRLISNGTSRLLEDSEASPLLGQSQFYVSNMISLIAMLEAGFGITTLPRYAFPQESETLRFIPLTRPTVLRRLGIVKLREKSLTPPAQALIDFILEQNRQADG; from the coding sequence ATGTTGCCCGAATTCAAAATTGCTCAACTCCGCCACTTTGTCTGGGTCGCTGAACTGAAGGGATTTCATGCGGCGGCAGAAAAAGCCCATCGCACCCAACCGGCGATCTCACTGTCGATTCGTGATCTGGAAAATAAGCTGGGCGAAGCGTTGTTTGAAAAGCGCAATGCAAAAACCGCAAAAACGGAACTCACCCCCTTTGGTCAGCACTTTCTGCCCAAAGCCAAAGAGCTGATCGAACACCATGACCGTCTGTCTGAAGATATGGCGCTGCTGGCAGAGCATAAAACCGGGCATCTGCGTCTGGCCTCGGTGCCTTCCATCGCCAGCCAGGTGCTGCCGGATCTGCTGCAACGCTTTATTGCCGGCAGCCCTGAGCTTCATATCAGCTTTTTTGACGACAACTCCGATGCTGTTTTAAAGATGGTAGAGAACCAGCAGGTAGATTTTGGTATCTGTCACCTGTTCCATGAATACGAACATACCGATAAAGATTTCACCCAGATCTGGGAAGACCAGATCGGCGTGGTCTGCCCGCAGACTCACCCACTGGCAGACAAAACCGAACTGCACTGGGAAGCGTTGCAGGCGCACCGCCTGATCAGTAATGGCACCTCACGTCTGCTGGAGGACAGCGAAGCGAGCCCACTGCTTGGCCAATCGCAGTTTTATGTATCGAATATGATCTCACTGATCGCCATGCTCGAAGCCGGATTCGGTATCACCACCCTGCCCCGCTATGCTTTTCCACAGGAAAGCGAAACATTGCGCTTTATTCCCCTGACCCGCCCGACCGTACTGCGAAGACTGGGCATCGTTAAGCTCAGAGAAAAATCCCTGACACCTCCGGCTCAGGCACTGATAGATTTTATTCTGGAGCAGAATCGCCAGGCGGATGGGTAG
- a CDS encoding aldehyde dehydrogenase family protein, whose amino-acid sequence MSDSVFRNYIAGEWVEGNNGSVANISPADTNDLIGHYAQADKAQTEAAIAAAHKGQEAWAQSGLEQRYSVLMAIGDELIARKDELGRILAREEGKTLAEGVGETYRSGQFFHYYAAEVLRQMGETADSVRPGIEIETRREPVGVVGIVTPWNFPTATGAWKIAPALAFGNAVVWKPANQVPASAWALTEIISRQNLPAGTFNLVMGPGSEVGDVLINSRDINALTFTGSLETGRKVAAATAVNLVKCQLEMGSKNALVVLDDADLENAVECAVGGAYGGTGQKCTASSRLIVTEGIHDRFVEAMVERMKKLVVGHPLKEGVHIGAVADARQMEQNLNYLEIASQEGGKLVYGGEVLQEETDGYYMQPALFTETRNDMTINREEAFAPIACVIKVKDYEEALATLNDTNFGLTGGICTQSLKYANDFKRRAKTGCVMVNLPTAGTDYHVPFGGRKDSSFGPREQGSYAKEFYTVVKTTYISA is encoded by the coding sequence ATGTCTGATTCTGTTTTTCGTAACTACATCGCCGGTGAGTGGGTAGAAGGTAACAATGGCAGTGTGGCGAATATCAGCCCGGCCGATACTAATGATCTGATTGGCCACTACGCGCAGGCAGATAAAGCCCAGACTGAAGCTGCGATTGCGGCGGCTCATAAAGGTCAGGAGGCCTGGGCTCAGAGCGGGCTGGAGCAACGCTACTCCGTACTGATGGCAATAGGCGATGAGCTGATTGCGCGCAAAGATGAGCTGGGCCGGATTCTGGCACGGGAAGAGGGTAAGACTCTGGCTGAGGGGGTAGGCGAGACTTACCGGTCCGGACAGTTCTTCCACTATTACGCGGCAGAAGTGCTGCGTCAGATGGGCGAAACCGCCGACTCAGTGCGTCCGGGTATTGAGATCGAAACCCGTCGTGAGCCGGTCGGTGTGGTCGGTATTGTCACCCCCTGGAACTTTCCTACCGCGACCGGTGCCTGGAAGATCGCTCCGGCACTGGCATTTGGTAACGCTGTCGTCTGGAAACCTGCCAATCAGGTGCCTGCTTCTGCCTGGGCGCTGACTGAGATTATCTCCCGTCAGAATCTGCCTGCAGGCACCTTTAATCTGGTCATGGGGCCGGGTTCCGAGGTGGGTGATGTGCTGATCAACTCCCGCGATATTAACGCGCTGACCTTTACCGGATCGCTGGAAACCGGCCGCAAAGTGGCTGCTGCAACGGCCGTTAATCTGGTTAAGTGCCAGCTTGAAATGGGCAGTAAGAATGCACTGGTGGTGCTGGATGATGCGGATCTGGAGAACGCGGTGGAGTGTGCTGTCGGTGGCGCTTACGGCGGCACGGGACAAAAGTGCACCGCGTCGTCCCGACTGATCGTGACGGAAGGCATCCACGACCGTTTTGTTGAGGCGATGGTTGAGCGCATGAAGAAGCTGGTGGTGGGCCATCCGCTGAAAGAGGGCGTGCATATTGGTGCGGTGGCTGATGCACGTCAGATGGAGCAGAACCTGAACTATCTGGAAATTGCGTCCCAAGAGGGTGGCAAGCTGGTTTACGGTGGTGAGGTGTTGCAGGAGGAGACAGACGGTTACTACATGCAGCCTGCTTTGTTCACCGAGACCCGCAACGATATGACGATCAACCGCGAAGAAGCTTTTGCGCCGATCGCCTGCGTGATCAAAGTGAAGGATTACGAAGAGGCACTGGCGACGCTGAACGATACGAATTTCGGTCTGACCGGTGGTATCTGCACGCAGTCTCTGAAGTATGCCAATGATTTCAAACGTCGCGCTAAAACCGGGTGTGTGATGGTCAACCTGCCGACGGCGGGTACCGACTACCACGTACCGTTTGGTGGCCGTAAGGACTCCAGTTTTGGCCCTCGTGAACAGGGCAGCTACGCCAAAGAGTTCTACACCGTAGTGAAAACAACCTACATCAGCGCCTGA
- a CDS encoding dipeptidase: protein MRSEQLHKEMIVIDGLQYSNWNRQIFEQLREGGVTMVHATIVYHEQIRETLLRIAEWNRLFELNSDLIMPVKSAADIRLAKSLGKVGVMFGAQNCSPIEDDIGMVEVMRELNMMIMQLTYNNQSLLACGCYEAEDSGVTRFGRQVIREMNRVGMIVDMSHSGERSTLEAIDISDRPIVISHANPASFHAAKRNKSDRVLKALAESGGLLGFSLYPFHLKDGPDCTLEAFCDMVASAADMMGIERIGIGTDLCQEQPLSVLEWMRNGRWSKEMDYGEGSSSNADWPRPLSWFRDSRDFPNLTRGLLERGFSEDDVRRIMGGNWFEFLKEGLEPQPA, encoded by the coding sequence ATGCGCAGCGAACAGCTACATAAAGAGATGATCGTGATTGATGGTCTCCAGTATTCCAACTGGAACCGGCAGATCTTTGAACAACTGCGCGAGGGCGGGGTGACCATGGTGCACGCCACCATCGTTTATCACGAACAGATACGCGAGACCCTGCTGCGAATTGCCGAATGGAATCGTCTGTTTGAGCTGAACAGTGACCTGATTATGCCGGTGAAAAGCGCGGCGGATATCCGCCTGGCTAAATCATTGGGCAAGGTCGGGGTGATGTTTGGTGCCCAGAACTGCTCACCGATAGAAGACGATATCGGCATGGTTGAAGTGATGCGTGAGCTGAACATGATGATTATGCAGCTCACCTACAACAACCAGAGCTTGCTGGCGTGCGGCTGTTATGAGGCCGAGGACAGTGGGGTAACCCGGTTCGGGCGTCAGGTGATTCGGGAGATGAACCGGGTCGGCATGATCGTGGATATGAGCCACAGCGGCGAACGCAGCACGCTGGAAGCAATTGACATATCGGATCGGCCGATCGTGATCTCCCACGCAAACCCGGCCAGCTTCCACGCGGCTAAACGCAATAAGTCTGACCGGGTGCTTAAAGCACTGGCAGAGTCCGGCGGCCTGCTGGGTTTCAGTTTGTATCCGTTCCACCTGAAGGATGGCCCGGACTGCACGCTGGAAGCGTTCTGCGACATGGTTGCCAGTGCCGCCGATATGATGGGCATTGAGCGCATCGGTATCGGTACTGATCTCTGTCAGGAACAGCCTTTGTCAGTGCTCGAATGGATGCGTAACGGCCGTTGGTCGAAAGAGATGGACTACGGCGAAGGCTCCAGTTCTAACGCGGACTGGCCGCGTCCGCTGTCGTGGTTCCGTGACAGCCGTGACTTTCCGAATCTGACCCGCGGGCTGCTGGAACGTGGCTTCAGCGAAGATGATGTGCGGCGGATTATGGGCGGAAACTGGTTTGAGTTCCTCAAAGAGGGGCTGGAGCCGCAACCTGCATAA
- a CDS encoding BCCT family transporter — protein sequence MNNTTQAAVAGQQLSTEEAGMSGKKWLAGVDLPVFLISGGVLVLFAVLALYDLEMVSALVNSAFATSTRYFGAYWQVLLLLTFLIGLFLTIGRTGSVVLGGVKTPEMPTFQWISVIMCTLLAGGGVFWAAAEPMAHFTSAPPLFADTQAGTVQAAYNALAQSFMHWGFLAWAILGSLTGIVFMYLHYEKGLPLKPRTLLYPVFGDRVMSGPLGAIVDASCVLAVVAGTVGPIGFLGLQVSFGLEKLFGIPNTYTTQVVILVCLIAIYTLSAVSGVTKGIQILSRANVFLALILMSFILLFGPSAFIIDSYLQGFGTYLAEFIPMATFRADTGWLDWWTVFFWGWFLGYGPLMAMFVARISKGRTIREMVLLISIVAPVITCFWFTIVGGSGLAFELANPGVISEPFTGFNLPAALLAITEQLPFGFVISVLFMILTTIFVATTGDSMTYAVSMVMTGTDHPQSSVRVFWGVMMGVVAALLISIGSGGISALQSFIVVTAVPVSLVLLPSLWTAPQIARKMADEQGL from the coding sequence ATGAACAATACGACTCAAGCCGCTGTTGCCGGACAACAGCTCAGCACAGAAGAGGCCGGAATGAGCGGAAAAAAATGGCTCGCAGGCGTCGATCTGCCGGTATTTCTGATCAGTGGTGGCGTACTGGTACTGTTTGCGGTACTGGCCCTCTATGATCTGGAGATGGTATCCGCTCTGGTGAACAGCGCATTTGCCACCTCCACCCGATATTTCGGCGCTTACTGGCAGGTACTGTTGCTGCTGACCTTCCTGATTGGTCTGTTTCTGACCATCGGGCGTACCGGCTCAGTGGTGCTGGGTGGAGTTAAAACCCCGGAGATGCCTACCTTCCAGTGGATCTCGGTGATCATGTGTACGCTGCTGGCCGGTGGGGGTGTGTTCTGGGCGGCCGCCGAACCGATGGCGCACTTTACCTCCGCGCCGCCTCTGTTTGCTGATACGCAAGCTGGCACCGTACAGGCCGCCTATAACGCACTGGCACAGAGCTTTATGCACTGGGGTTTTCTGGCCTGGGCGATCCTCGGCAGCCTGACCGGTATTGTGTTTATGTACCTGCACTATGAAAAAGGTCTGCCGCTGAAACCGCGTACACTGCTTTATCCGGTGTTCGGTGACCGGGTGATGAGTGGGCCGCTGGGTGCTATCGTCGATGCCAGTTGTGTTCTGGCCGTGGTTGCCGGTACGGTCGGTCCGATCGGTTTCCTCGGGCTGCAGGTGAGCTTCGGTCTGGAGAAGTTGTTTGGTATTCCCAACACCTATACTACGCAGGTGGTGATACTGGTCTGCCTGATTGCTATCTATACCCTGTCTGCCGTCAGTGGTGTGACCAAAGGGATTCAGATCCTGAGCCGGGCCAACGTATTCCTCGCCCTGATTCTGATGAGCTTTATCCTGCTGTTTGGCCCGTCTGCTTTCATTATCGACAGCTACCTGCAGGGGTTTGGTACCTACCTGGCTGAGTTTATTCCGATGGCCACCTTCCGTGCCGATACCGGCTGGCTGGACTGGTGGACTGTGTTCTTCTGGGGCTGGTTCCTTGGCTACGGGCCCCTGATGGCGATGTTTGTGGCGCGTATCTCTAAAGGCCGCACAATCCGCGAGATGGTTTTGCTGATCTCGATTGTGGCACCGGTGATCACTTGCTTCTGGTTCACCATTGTCGGTGGCAGTGGTCTGGCGTTTGAGCTGGCGAATCCGGGGGTAATTTCTGAGCCCTTCACCGGCTTCAACCTGCCCGCAGCATTGCTGGCGATCACCGAGCAGTTGCCATTCGGCTTTGTTATCTCGGTGCTGTTTATGATCCTGACGACAATCTTTGTGGCGACGACCGGTGATTCCATGACCTACGCGGTTTCCATGGTGATGACCGGTACGGATCATCCGCAGAGTTCTGTCCGGGTGTTCTGGGGAGTGATGATGGGGGTTGTTGCAGCGCTGCTGATCTCAATCGGCTCCGGCGGTATCTCCGCGCTGCAGTCCTTTATCGTGGTAACGGCTGTACCGGTCTCTCTGGTTCTGCTGCCATCCCTTTGGACCGCACCGCAGATCGCCCGCAAGATGGCCGACGAGCAGGGTCTCTGA
- a CDS encoding RidA family protein — MKQAVKTDLFASKAPLEWAVIANGQLSTAQIPINAEGQVVEGGIEAQARQTMENFKHTIEAAELSMDDVTQVLIYVTAREQLPVFNQVYAEYFQAPYPNRAAMVVAGLAREEMLCEIVAYAAVPQTK, encoded by the coding sequence ATGAAACAAGCTGTAAAAACCGATCTGTTTGCCTCTAAAGCGCCTCTGGAATGGGCGGTCATCGCTAACGGCCAGCTCTCTACCGCCCAAATCCCCATCAATGCAGAGGGGCAGGTAGTAGAGGGGGGCATAGAAGCTCAGGCCCGGCAGACGATGGAAAACTTCAAACACACCATCGAAGCCGCAGAACTGAGCATGGATGATGTGACCCAGGTACTGATCTACGTAACTGCGCGTGAGCAACTGCCGGTGTTTAATCAGGTCTATGCCGAATATTTTCAAGCGCCGTACCCGAACCGCGCCGCGATGGTGGTGGCCGGACTGGCGCGCGAAGAGATGCTCTGCGAAATCGTTGCTTACGCCGCTGTTCCCCAGACGAAGTAA
- a CDS encoding helix-turn-helix domain-containing protein encodes MRTQQPIPTVQFYGEQDERVTPDLLHCEPLITRSREHQFTIRPHRHDGLSQIFFLKQGEGSANLDGDPTTVKAPCVIVISEMCVHDFIWSSDVSGTVISVANPLLDRVAEVLNSEHQVLRSTLIMTVRREQEQLETILDLLQQEYSQPARTGRAQMLGSLMKLLAIWLERNASQRHFSGNQQDRKGEYLNRFNDLINRDFRQHRKVESYARELGITAPYLNNLCQNLVQRSALQLVHDRLLLEAKRELIYTVMSVSEIAYALGFQDPGYFNRFFKRITGQTPKQFRNSSVKSGGQGLGARG; translated from the coding sequence ATGCGAACACAACAACCTATACCCACGGTCCAGTTTTACGGTGAGCAGGACGAACGGGTTACCCCGGATCTGCTCCACTGCGAACCCCTGATTACCCGCAGCCGCGAACATCAGTTCACCATCCGGCCACACCGCCATGATGGTCTCAGCCAGATTTTTTTCCTCAAGCAGGGCGAAGGGAGTGCCAATCTCGACGGCGATCCGACCACCGTGAAAGCCCCCTGCGTGATTGTGATCTCCGAGATGTGCGTGCACGACTTTATCTGGTCAAGCGATGTCTCCGGCACGGTGATATCGGTAGCCAACCCTCTGCTCGACCGGGTGGCGGAGGTACTTAACAGCGAACATCAGGTACTGCGCTCAACGCTGATCATGACCGTGCGCCGGGAACAGGAACAACTGGAAACCATTCTGGACTTACTGCAACAAGAGTATAGTCAGCCTGCCCGGACCGGGCGGGCACAGATGCTGGGCTCGCTGATGAAACTACTGGCTATCTGGCTGGAGCGTAACGCCAGCCAGCGCCATTTTTCCGGTAATCAGCAGGATCGTAAGGGCGAATACCTGAACCGGTTTAACGACCTGATTAACCGGGACTTCCGCCAGCATCGGAAAGTAGAAAGTTACGCCCGGGAGCTGGGCATTACTGCTCCCTACCTGAACAACCTCTGCCAGAATCTGGTACAGCGCAGCGCCCTGCAACTGGTACACGACCGTCTGCTGCTGGAGGCTAAACGGGAGCTGATCTACACGGTGATGAGTGTCAGCGAGATCGCTTACGCACTGGGCTTTCAGGATCCGGGCTACTTTAACCGCTTCTTTAAACGCATCACCGGACAAACCCCGAAGCAATTCCGGAACAGCAGTGTTAAATCTGGGGGCCAGGGGCTAGGGGCTAGGGGCTAG